The Chthonomonadales bacterium genome contains the following window.
TAGCGGTTGGTGGCGCCGTCCGCGCGCGACCAGGCCGGCACCGAGTGGAACACCTGGTAGACGCGCAGGCCCCGCGCGCGGTCGGCGCGCGCCACCGCGTCGTACCGACCCCAGGAGAACTGCCCGCGCGAGCGCTCCACTTCGCCCCAGTTCATGCGCTCCCGCACCCACTGCACGCCGGCGAGCGCGAGGAGTTGCGCTCCGTCATCGAAGCGGTCCGGCGAGATCAGCCAGGCGTGTGCCGCGTCCACGTTGAGGCGGGCAGAGCGCGTGCGCCGGGCGCGCGGCACGACGGCGATGGCCTGGCCGTTACCGTCCGAGCCGGCTGCCACGCGGTAGAAACCGGGGGGCAGGGCGCCGAGGTCGAGGAGCTCGCCCGCCATGCGCGCTCTGATGGCTACCGGCAGGCCCGCGTAGTCGGTAACGACAACCCGTGTCGGGTCGACGGGCGAGGCGAGCTTGAGGCGCACGCGCTGGCCGGCCACGAACACGGCCGCGGGGGCGGCGATCGCGACGGACCCGGCGAGCACGAGCACGACGGCGATGACGATCTTGGTGAGCATGGAGACCTCCCCGGCGCCGCGCGCCGTCGGCAGCATTCGGCGCCGGAGACCGGGGGTCCTTCGGGTTCGGCTCAGTGCTCCGGATCGCCCATGCCCGCCCGCCAGGTCAGGTAGGCGCCCGAGAGGTTTCGGCAGCGGATGCCGCGCTGTGAGAGGATGCGGCAGGCGTAGTAGGACCGTTGCCCGGAACGGCAGAAGACAACCACCTCCCGCTCGCGCGGGATCTCGTCCAGGCGCTCGCGCAGCTCTCCAAGCGGGATGTGCGCCGCGCCCGCGATCTGTCCCTCCGCCCACTCGGCAGGGTCCCGCACGTCCAGAAGGAAGATGCTCGCCCGATCGAGGGAGGCCACCTCCCGCCAGTGCGCTTGCGCGACGTCGCCGGCGGTCACGCTCTGCGCGGCCATGCCCGCCAGGTTGATGGGATCCCTGGCCGAGCCGAACGGCGGCGCGTACGCGAGTTCGAGTTCTGCAAGGTCGTCCACCGTCATGCCGCCGCGCAGTGCCGTGGCGAGCACATCGATCCGCTTGTCCACGGCGACCCGCCCCACCGCCTGTGCCCCCAGCAGGCGCCCGTCGTCCGGGCTGAACAGCACCTTCAGGGCCATCGGGGCGGCGCCGGGGTAGAAGCCGACGTGCGAGGCGGGATGGAGATGGACGGCGTGATGGGGCGTCGCCGAGCTCACCAGCATCGTCTCGGTGGCGCCGGTGCACGCCGCGGTGAGGCCGAACAGGCGCAGGATGCCCGTGCCGAGCGTGCCGGGGTAGCGGCTATCGCGTCCAAACACGCCGTCGGCCGCGATCCGCCCCTGCCGGCTCGCCGGGCCGGCCAGCGAGATCAGGCTCCATGCGCCGGTGACGGTGTGGCGCACCTCGACGGCGTCGCCGACCGCCCGGATGCGCGGGTCACTCGTCCGCATCCGCTCGTCGACGCGTATGCCGCCCAGGGCGCCGATCTCCAGTCCGGCCTCGCGCGCAAGCCTCACGTCCGGGCGCACGCCCAGCGCGAGCACGACAATATCCGCCGGGAGCCTGGCGCCACCGCGGAGCGCCACCGTCGAGGCGCGCGCTCCGCGCTCGGGCGCGTCGAATCGATCCACGGCATCGCCGAGCCGGAGGTCCACGCCGTTGGCCCGGAGCTCCGCGTGTAGCAGCGAGGCCATCTCGGGATCCAGTGTGCTCATGACCTGCGGTAACGCCTCGACGAGCGTTACCTCCAGGCCGCGCACACGGAGTTGCTCGGCCATCTCCAGGCCGATGAACCCACCTCCCACGATGACGGCCGTGCGCGCGCTGCGTTCGGCAATCCACGCGCTCACCGCGCGGCCGTCCGCCACCGTGCGGAGGGTGAAGTGGCCGGGGCGCTCGATGCCGGGCAGGCGGGGCCGCAGCGGGAGGGCCCCGGTGGCGAGGATCAGGGCGTCATACGAGGTACGCTCAAGAGTGCCGCGCTCCAGATCGCGCAGCGCGATCTCGCGCGTCTCCCGGTCAACGCGTAAGGCCTCGGTGCGCACGCGCACATCGATGGCGAAGCGGCGCCTCATGGCCTGAGGGGTCTGAACAAGCAGCTCGCTCGAGGAGGTGACCTCGCCTCCGACGAAATAGGGAATGCCGCAGGTGGCGTAGGAGATGTCGGGGCCGCGCTCCACGAGCACGATCTCGGCGTC
Protein-coding sequences here:
- a CDS encoding FAD-dependent oxidoreductase — its product is MRLVIVGGVAGGASAAARARRLSEDAEIVLVERGPDISYATCGIPYFVGGEVTSSSELLVQTPQAMRRRFAIDVRVRTEALRVDRETREIALRDLERGTLERTSYDALILATGALPLRPRLPGIERPGHFTLRTVADGRAVSAWIAERSARTAVIVGGGFIGLEMAEQLRVRGLEVTLVEALPQVMSTLDPEMASLLHAELRANGVDLRLGDAVDRFDAPERGARASTVALRGGARLPADIVVLALGVRPDVRLAREAGLEIGALGGIRVDERMRTSDPRIRAVGDAVEVRHTVTGAWSLISLAGPASRQGRIAADGVFGRDSRYPGTLGTGILRLFGLTAACTGATETMLVSSATPHHAVHLHPASHVGFYPGAAPMALKVLFSPDDGRLLGAQAVGRVAVDKRIDVLATALRGGMTVDDLAELELAYAPPFGSARDPINLAGMAAQSVTAGDVAQAHWREVASLDRASIFLLDVRDPAEWAEGQIAGAAHIPLGELRERLDEIPREREVVVFCRSGQRSYYACRILSQRGIRCRNLSGAYLTWRAGMGDPEH